A portion of the Oncorhynchus masou masou isolate Uvic2021 chromosome 11, UVic_Omas_1.1, whole genome shotgun sequence genome contains these proteins:
- the rad50 gene encoding DNA repair protein RAD50, giving the protein MSRIEKMSILGVRSFGVEDKDKQVISFFNPLTVLVGPNGAGKTTIIECLKYVTAGEFPPGSKGNTFVHDPKDAHETDVRAQIRLQFTDLNGEKVAVQRSMQATQKGKKTEFRSLEGVITRIKHGEKVSLSSKCAELDREMISALGVSKAVLDHVIFCHQEESNWPLGEGKPLKNKFDAIFSATRYIKVLETLRQLRLKQCNEVRECQVELKFLKLNKEKALEIRELLASKETQLASSKDAVQKIEGQIEPLENRLVDIDENLGKVMKLDNDIKALDSRKKQMEEDNQELEEKMEQVFQGSDEQLQEMYQNHQRTVKEKEKRFTECQREMERAGRECQRLNRLQSDLLVEQGRLQLEADRHAQNMKARDSQVRALAAYLEMEGYDRSPFNDRQLQSFNRQVKERLDQETEAANQVMRDIQEKEAMKQQSIDEIRDKKTGLERTMELKKDLQVKKQHELRNVKSDLQRLEGSSSRLQELETELTKAERELESAVQSSNVDGLKAEVLELQKDKAELDRTQRRLDREMETLNTHTTTRTQMDMLKKDKTDKEDQVRKIKSRHSEDLVSLLGHFPKKRELEDWIHAKSKEINSTREKLAKLNKELASGEQNKSHITAEIRRKEQQLASYEEKMFNVCGSQDFQQDLGKLQDDLEKTSKQRAMLAGATAVYTQFISQLTEEGEPCCPVCQRIFPSEAELQDVIDDMQSKLRLVPDKLKNTEQDLKRKERRKDDMMALKPVRQSIAELQEKELPELRNRLQNVNRDIERLKGDVEEQETLQSTLMSEEDTAKACLQDISLMDRYQLDLKDVERKIAQQAAKLQGVDLSRTIQQVNQEKQETQHRLDTTSSKMELKRKLIQDQQEQIQSLKSSMNETRAEKLQISSNMQKQQQLEEQCVEFTTEIQALHREIKEAKEQVSPLATTLEKLQQERLDLMERRKQRQEEGQEKINSIKDKVKSMAAFEREITRYTEEGKDDYKEQKEGELRETNTQVHEAEKQREKINKDSGNIRQDIDTQKVQERWLQDNLTLRKRIEELKDVTKKREAVAKDMGNMQVLQLRNERRESEQRVDDLKKNRSVALGRQKGFEEEIIRFRKELREEQYGKADERFRDRMIVMRTTELANKDLDIYYKALDQTIMKFHSMKMEEINKIIRDLWRSTYRGQDIEYVEIRSDVDENSSGAGAKRRTYNYRVVMVKGDTALDMRGRCSAGQKVLASLIIRLALAETFCLNCGILALDEPTTNLDRENIESLAHALVEIIKSRSRQRNFQLLIITHDEDFVELLGRSNYVEHFYRIRKNMDQCSEITKCSVSSLTSYLH; this is encoded by the exons GCATGGAGAGAAGGTGAGCCTGAGCTCCAAATGTGCAGAGCTGGACAGAGAGATGATCTCAGCCCTGGGTGTGTCTAAAGCTGTCCTCGACCATGTCATCTTTTGTCACCAAGAGGAGTCCAACTGGCCCCTGGGAGAAGGGAAGCCCCTCAAGAACAAATTTGATGCTATCTTCTCAGCCACAAG GTACATCAAGGTGCTGGAGACACTGAGGCAGCTGAGGCTCAAGCAGTGTAACGAGGTGAGAGAGTGCCAGGTGGAGCTGAAGTTCCTGAAGCTGAACAAGGAGAAAGCCCTCGAGATCAGGGAGCTGCTTGCCAGCAAGGAGACCCAGCTGGCCTCGTCCAAAGATGCCGTACAGAAGATAGAGGGCCAGATCGAACCCCTGGAG AACCGACTGGTTGACATTGATGAGAATCTGGGAAAAGTGATGAAACTCGACAACGACATCAAGGCTTTAGACAGCAGGAAGAAGCAGATGGAGGAAGACAACCAGGAACTGGAGGAGAAAATGGAGCAG GTGTTCCAGGGCTCAGATGAGCAGCTGCAGGAGATGTACCAAAATCACCAGAGGACagtgaaggagaaggagaagaggttTACAGAGTGCCAGAGGGAGATGGAACGAGCCGGGAGAGAGTGCCAGAGACTCAACCGCCTCCAGTCCGACCTTCTAGTTGAACAAG GTCGTCTCCAGCTGGAGGCTGATCGCCATGCCCAGAACATGAAGGCCCGTGACTCCCAGGTGAGAGCCCTGGCAGCCTATCTGGAGATGGAGGGCTACGACCGGTCCCCCTTCAATGACAGACAGCTGCAGAGCTTCAACCGCCAGGTCAAAGAAAGACTCGACCAGGAGACTGAGGCCGCCAACCAGGTCATG AGGGATATACAAGAGAAGGAGGCCATGAAGCAGCAGAGCATCGATGAGATACGAGACAAAAAGACTGGTCTGGAGAGGACCATGGAGCTGAAGAAAGACCTGCAGGTTAAGAAGCAGCATGAACTGAGGAACGTCAAGTCTGACCTACAGAGACTGGAGGGCTCCTCCTCCCGGCTGCAGGAACTGGAGACAGAGCTCACCAAAGCG GAGCGTGAGCTGGAGAGCGCGGTGCAGAGCTCCAATGTGGATGGGCTGAAGGCCGAGGTGCTAGAGCTCCAGAAGGACAAAGCTGAGCTGGACCGCACACAGCGTCGGCTGGACCGTGAAATGGAGAcccttaacacacacaccaccacacgcACACAGATGGACATGCTCAAGAAGGATAAG aCAGATAAAGAAGATCAGGTGAGGAAGATCAAGTCAAGGCACAGTGAGGATCTGGTGTCCCTGCTGGGTCACTTCCCTAAGAAGAGGGAGCTGGAGGACTGGATCCATGCCAAGTCCAAAGAGATCAACTCCACCAGGGAGAAACTAGCCAAGCTCAA TAAGGAGCTGGCGTCGGGGGAGCAGAATAAGAGCCACATCACAGCAGAGATCAGGAGGAAGGAGCAGCAGCTGGCCAGCTATGAGGAGAAGATGTTCAACGTGTGTGGCAGTCAGGACTTCCAGCAGGACCTGGGCAAGCTGCAGGATGACCTGGAGAAGACTTCCAAGCAGAGAG CCATGCTGGCGGGAGCCACAGCCGTGTACACTCAGTTCATCAGTCAGCTGACAGAGGAGGGCGAGCCCTGTTGCCCCGTGTGCCAGCGCATCTTCCCCTCGGAGGCTGAGCTCCAGGACGTCATCGACGACATGCAGTCCAAGCTGCGCCTGGTCCCTGACAAGCTGAAGAACACTGAGCAGGAcctgaagaggaaggagaggaggaaggacgACATGATGGCTCTCAAACCTGTCAG GCAGTCTATTGCTGAGCTGCAGGAGAAGGAGCTTCCTGAGCTGAGGAACCGGCTGCAGAACGTGAACCGGGACATTGAGAGGCTGAAGGGGGATGTGGAGGAGCAGGAGACCTTGCAGTCCACTCTGATGTCAGAGGAGGACACAGCCAAGGCCTGCCTGCAAGACATCTCCCTCATGGACAGATACCAG CTGGACCTGAAGGATGTGGAGAGGAAGATAGCCCAGCAAGCTGCCAAGCTGCAGGGAGTGGACCTGAGCCGCACCATTCAGCAGGTCAACCAGGAGAAACAGGAGACCCAGCATCGCCTGGACACAA CGTCCAGCAAGATGGAGCTGAAGCGTAAACTGATCCAGGACCAGCAGGAGCAGATCCAGAGCCTGAAGAGCAGCATGAACGAGACCCGGGCGGAGAAGCTGCAGATCTCCAGTAAcatgcagaagcagcagcagctggAGGAGCAGTGTGTGGAGTTCACCACTGAGATTCAGGCTCTGCACAGAGAGATCAAG GAAGCTAAGGAGCAGGTGTCCCCTCTGGCCACCACCCTGGAGAAGCTGCAGCAGGAGAGGCTGGATTTGATGGAGCGCAGGAAGCAGAGGCAGGAGGAGGGACAAGAGAAG ATAAATAGCATCAAAGACAAAGTTAAAAGCATGGCCGCCTTTGAAAGGGAGATTACCAGATACACAGAAGAGGGCAAGGATGATTACAAAGAG CAAAAAGAGGGGGAGCTCCGAGAGACCAACACTCAGGTCCATGAGGCAGAGAAGCAACGGGAAAAGATTAACAAAGACAGTGGAAACATCAGGCAAGACATAGACACTCAGAAG GTCCAAGAGCGTTGGCTGCAGGACAACCTGACGTTGAGGAAGCGCATCGAGGAGCTGAAGGACGTGACCAAGAAACGAGAGGCTGTGGCGAAGGATATGGGGAACATGCAGGTCCTGCAGCTACGCAA TGAGCGCAGGGAGTCTGAGCAGCGCGTGGACGACCTGAAGAAGAACCGCAGCGTAGCATTGGGCCGACAGAAAGGCTTCGAGGAGGAGATCATCCGCTTCCGCAAGGAGCTCCGAGAGGAGCAGTACGGCAAGGCTGACGAACGCTTTCGGGACAGGATGATCGTCATGAGGACCACAGAGCTGGCCAACAAGGACCTGGACATCTACTACAAGGCCCTGGATCA AACCATAATGAAGTTTCACAGTATGAAGATGGAGGAGATCAACAAAATCATCCGGGACCTCTGGCGCAGCACATACCGAGGACAAG ACATTGAGTATGTGGAGATCCGCTCTGATGTGGATGAGAATTCTTCTGGGGCGGGAGCAAAGAGGAGGACCTATAACTACCGTGTGGTGATGGTGAAGGGAGACACGGCGCTGGACATGAGGGGTCGCTGCAGTGCCGGCCAGAAG GTCCTGGCCTCCCTCATCATCCGTCTGGCTCTGGCTGAGACGTTCTGTCTGAACTGTGGCATCCTGGCCCTGGACGAGCCCACAACCAACCTCGACAGGGAGAACATCGAGTCCCTCGCACACGCCCTTGTGGA AATCATCAAGAGCCGCTCACGCCAGCGCAACTTCCAGCTGCTCATCATCACCCATGACGAGGACTTTGTGGAGCTCCTGGGGCGCTCCAACTACGTGGAACACTTCTACCGTATCAGGAAGAACATGGACCAGTGCTCTGAGATCACCAAGTGCAGtgtctcctccctcacctcctacCTGCATTGA